Proteins from one Sarcophilus harrisii chromosome 2, mSarHar1.11, whole genome shotgun sequence genomic window:
- the ODF3L1 gene encoding outer dense fiber protein 3-like protein 1 gives MGTRKLTKLKKIELSDESFRKDSSSRNQRQQILRTPVLMALMKSPGPGRYLLPTCIGYQGHDVSMHRAPAYTFHTRHSDKCVADTYSPGPCYYWDPGLTRFGMSSCPQVPMEERIPNLRVWSTPAPCTYFWEKVHPPGERRSPQYSIGYRYPYGVSYPNPAPNHYPQPSRLGYGTPVNHSAPCYGFGSTSARGDVNKDLYRSPGPAVYDLPEPSVYKTRSPSHTMGKPFGFPRDQTNYPGPGSHNAETVNVNKPQAPSFSMGVKHSSHLTPLVVDIED, from the exons ATGGGGACCAGAAAACTgacaaaactgaagaaaattgaaCTCAGTGATGAGAGTTTCAGGAAGGATTCCTCATCAAGAAACCAGAGGCAGCAAATTTTGCGGACCCCAGTCCTCATGGCCCTGATGAAGA GTCCTGGGCCTGGGAGGTACCTCCTTCCAACTTGCATAGGCTACCAAGGCCATGATGTCTCCATGCACAGAGCACCAGCCTACACTTTCCACACCAGGCACTCAGACAAGT GTGTTGCTGACACATACAGTCCTGGGCCTTGCTATTACTGGGACCCCGGGCTCACCCGCTTTGGGATGTCGAGCTGCCCCCAGGTTCCAATGGAAGAGCGGATTCCAAACTTAC GTGTGTGGTCTACACCAGCGCCCTGTACATACTTCTGGGAGAAGGTTCATCCCCCTGGTGAGCGCCGGTCACCTCAGTACTCTATAGGCTACCGCTATCCATATGGTGTATCTTACCCTAACCCGGCCCCCAACCACTATCCACAGCCCTCCCGGCTGGGGTACGGCACCCCTGTTAACCATTCTGCTCCATGTTATGGTTTTGGTTCTACTTCTGCCCGAGGGGATGTCAACAAGGATTTATACAGAAGCCCTGGCCCGGCAGTCTACGACCTACCGGAGCCATCAGTTTACAAGACTCGGAGCCCCAGCCACACCATGGGCAAACCCTTTGGATTCCCTCGTGACCAGACAAATTACCCAGGTCCTGGTTCCCATAACGCGGAGACAGTCAACGTTAACAAGCCCCAGGCACCTTCCTTCTCCATGGGTGTCAAACATTCATCCCACCTCACTCCACTGGTCGTGGATATAGAGGACTGA